From the Candidatus Macondimonas diazotrophica genome, one window contains:
- a CDS encoding monovalent cation:proton antiporter family protein, whose product MAHGFFLELLILLASSLVVLSLCYPLRIPPILGYIVVGLLIGPGGLGWISSPESVAQLAEFGVVFLLFSLGLEFALPKMLAMRRLVLGVGLGQVLVTLLSFWLIGWLLNLSVTTSWVLAAALTLSSTAVVSRELSRNHQLHLRFGQIAVAVLLFQDMASVFFLALLPSLGGQTDQLLSSLAWTLVKSALLLVGLTILGPRILPRLFTLVARTRIEELFVLAVLVIILAAAALTQLLGLSMALGAFVAGMLLGESHFRHQIEAEIRPFRDVLLGIFFVAVGMLIHPVPMVEKLHWIILLTIGFMVIKWVIVVALAWLVGEERRNAWQAGFALAQGGEFGFALLTLAGALDLVAPAQQSLVFSSIMLSMMLTPLLLKMNPHWARWADRRSGSAPPLSQAADSDEPHVILCGFGRVGQAIARFLQREQIPYIAIDSDTLRVREALLAGEPVLYGDSRQRTLLRKAGLDKARLVVIAFDGFGDAQRILEEVRALRPDLPVLVRTADDRHWEALQAAGATEIVPETLEGSLMLVSHVLELLGTPTERIQEHIRTAREERYRLLHGYLHGERSRIADETGKPLEVVHPVALPETAHAVNHRLGDLNLEQIGIRVQALRRGTVTGQDPSPDVELKADDTLVLLGTASQIERAEQRLLGGEHHG is encoded by the coding sequence ATGGCTCATGGTTTCTTCCTCGAACTGCTGATCTTGCTGGCCAGTTCGCTGGTGGTTCTTTCTCTGTGCTATCCGTTGCGGATTCCGCCCATCCTGGGTTACATCGTCGTCGGTCTGCTGATTGGGCCGGGAGGACTCGGGTGGATTTCAAGCCCCGAATCGGTTGCTCAGCTGGCCGAGTTCGGGGTCGTCTTCCTTTTGTTCTCCCTGGGTCTCGAATTTGCACTGCCCAAGATGCTGGCCATGCGCCGGCTGGTGCTGGGCGTCGGTCTGGGGCAGGTTCTGGTGACCTTGTTGAGCTTTTGGCTCATTGGCTGGTTATTGAATCTTTCGGTCACCACCAGCTGGGTTCTGGCCGCCGCCTTAACACTTTCATCGACTGCGGTGGTCAGTCGGGAGCTGTCTCGAAATCACCAGCTCCATCTGCGCTTCGGTCAGATCGCCGTCGCTGTGCTGCTGTTTCAGGACATGGCGTCTGTTTTCTTTCTCGCGCTTCTACCGTCTCTGGGCGGCCAGACGGACCAGCTGCTGTCGTCGCTGGCCTGGACCTTGGTGAAATCGGCCCTCCTGCTGGTCGGACTGACGATCTTGGGGCCCCGGATTCTGCCGCGTCTGTTCACGCTGGTGGCGCGAACCCGTATTGAAGAGCTTTTCGTGCTGGCGGTTCTGGTCATCATCCTGGCTGCGGCCGCCCTGACCCAATTGCTGGGGTTGTCGATGGCATTGGGCGCATTCGTCGCTGGCATGCTGCTCGGTGAAAGCCATTTCCGCCATCAGATCGAAGCGGAGATCCGGCCATTCCGGGACGTCCTGCTGGGCATTTTCTTCGTGGCCGTGGGGATGCTCATTCACCCTGTCCCCATGGTGGAAAAGCTGCATTGGATCATCCTGCTGACCATTGGCTTCATGGTGATCAAGTGGGTCATCGTGGTTGCCCTGGCCTGGTTGGTCGGCGAAGAGCGGCGCAATGCGTGGCAGGCCGGTTTCGCCCTGGCCCAGGGCGGGGAATTCGGGTTCGCGCTGCTGACCTTGGCCGGCGCGCTGGATCTGGTGGCGCCCGCGCAGCAGTCCCTGGTCTTTTCGAGCATCATGCTGAGCATGATGCTGACCCCGCTACTGTTGAAAATGAATCCCCATTGGGCGCGCTGGGCAGACCGCAGATCCGGATCCGCGCCTCCATTGTCCCAGGCTGCAGATTCGGACGAGCCGCATGTCATTCTTTGCGGATTTGGTCGGGTCGGCCAGGCCATCGCGCGATTCCTGCAACGCGAGCAGATTCCGTATATCGCGATCGACAGCGATACCCTGCGTGTCCGCGAGGCGCTGCTGGCCGGCGAACCCGTGCTGTATGGCGACTCCCGCCAGCGCACCCTGCTGCGCAAGGCTGGATTGGACAAAGCCCGTCTGGTCGTGATCGCCTTCGATGGATTCGGTGATGCCCAACGCATCCTGGAAGAGGTCCGTGCACTGCGGCCGGACCTGCCAGTACTGGTGCGCACAGCTGATGACCGGCATTGGGAGGCCTTGCAGGCCGCCGGAGCGACCGAGATCGTTCCGGAGACGCTGGAAGGCAGTCTGATGTTGGTTTCCCACGTGCTGGAGTTGCTCGGCACGCCCACCGAGCGAATTCAGGAACACATTCGTACGGCGCGTGAGGAGCGCTACCGCCTGCTGCATGGTTATCTCCATGGCGAACGCTCCCGCATTGCCGATGAGACCGGTAAGCCGCTTGAAGTGGTTCATCCGGTGGCACTGCCGGAGACGGCCCATGCGGTCAACCACCGTTTGGGCGATCTCAATCTGGAGCAGATCGGAATCCGGGTTCAAGCGTTGCGGCGGGGCACCGTGACCGGGCAGGATCCGTCTCCAGATGTAGAACTCAAGGCCGATGACACGTTGGTATTGCTCGGTACCGCTTCGCAAATCGAAAGAGCCGAGCAGCGACTGCTTGGCGGAGAACACCATGGATGA
- a CDS encoding beta-lactamase hydrolase domain-containing protein, with translation MAFSPGLLAQNTSQQGVISVSDQAKLIQIPNAKQPAPNLLTGGQPTEADLRAAAAAGYKTVINLRPSSELPDIEESGLVQSLGMDFISIPVGGAADLSKENAHRLDRALANAQPGPVMIHCASGNRVGALLAIRAHAIEGKSAEQALEFGKAAGLTTLEDAVKQHLK, from the coding sequence GTGGCGTTTTCTCCCGGACTACTGGCCCAAAACACCTCACAACAGGGAGTCATTTCTGTGAGCGACCAAGCGAAGCTGATCCAAATTCCGAACGCCAAACAGCCCGCACCGAACCTGCTGACCGGAGGTCAGCCGACGGAGGCGGATCTCCGCGCCGCAGCCGCGGCCGGGTACAAGACCGTAATCAACCTGCGTCCAAGTTCGGAATTGCCGGATATCGAAGAGTCGGGCTTGGTTCAATCCCTGGGAATGGATTTCATCAGCATCCCGGTCGGCGGCGCCGCTGACTTGTCGAAGGAAAATGCACACCGATTGGATCGTGCGCTCGCCAACGCGCAACCTGGACCGGTGATGATCCACTGCGCCAGCGGAAATCGTGTGGGTGCGCTGCTGGCGATCCGGGCTCATGCGATCGAGGGCAAGTCGGCCGAGCAAGCGCTCGAATTCGGAAAAGCCGCTGGTCTTACCACCCTAGAAGATGCCGTCAAACAACACTTGAAATAG